A genomic region of Nakaseomyces glabratus chromosome C, complete sequence contains the following coding sequences:
- the IFH1 gene encoding Ifh1p (CAGL0C00759g~Ortholog(s) have transcription coactivator activity and role in chromatin silencing at telomere, positive regulation of ribosomal protein gene transcription from RNA polymerase II promoter): protein MIYQKSGKSPRKHAVPAQRTAEGVTPTNGDSSSVKPARPRRFSLLYSSDSSLSDMSDRQSHSDISEEGEDDDDDDDDDDTSSSSDDDDENIDFVKLSAQRKKKAMQALSLFKNKHQLNNDSQAIEEEDIGEEVDEKITTGNRPDKATKAAQIDEDLPVPQFKSDNEEDNELDKNIENDSDSVGSSKLANNSGLEEDSDQGGAISSEEESDYDIDQDAYFNAIEKEDDLDSDAETGNDDEDLPMILHEEEQNIVKELGSDDNLSGWEAESTLSNFDIYSGFDNDDEEENEDENDSKKLSTTSQKDSTNDDIMNELKDFKIPNLNTAKPFSHKKGVTSDMSKFSIKKKRGDKTTPSKHDTLPKASSIDSDDYIFNVFFQSDDSETENNSSKKSAKSADDPLKLSDFFKTNADKAKSMSNSSHNLLHDEAHLPSDDDSYLSNGTLDKGLEESPDEDNFSDLEGISISSIDFDEDDDDISINNVFVDIDDLDPDSFYFKYDDDEESSGSVDVENISLYLSEGKNGGHDVIETTVYVHDDSTDEDDNLPPPEARNKTIGTKAKEIVSANVVGLKPPKLGTWNTENKPFSIIDGLSTKSLHSLIQEHQQMKEQKLNDITLTKSDFSGTSSPGGDELTLNELLNMSELDDDEDKSVVSHGIPSNMNNAHLNKGNIYNSLSVTDWYEKPKVPLSAFRNKGISSFQEEDYMANATQIKKVPIGYMGMEKTRRKFDKMKELQKKRQEKKRRLRKKKKLLKLKKEQARQLQESEIERQLSLPPVHLAQDQDLKLSI from the coding sequence ATGATTTATCAAAAGAGTGGTAAGAGTCCGAGGAAACACGCTGTTCCGGCACAACGGACCGCTGAAGGTGTAACGCCCACAAATGGAGACAGTTCATCAGTGAAGCCAGCTAGGCCCAGACGATTTAGTCTTTTGTATTCTTCTGATTCGTCACTTAGCGATATGTCAGATCGACAGTCCCATTCTGATATATCtgaagaaggtgaagacgatgatgatgatgatgacgacgaCGATACTAGCAGTAGctctgatgatgatgacgaaaATATCGATTTTGTGAAACTATCAGCacaaaggaagaaaaaagcgATGCAGGCATTGTcacttttcaaaaataaacatcAGCTCAACAACGACTCTCAAGCcatagaagaagaagatatagGAGAAGAAGTGGATGAGAAGATAACTACAGGCAACCGCCCCGATAAGGCCACAAAGGCGGCCCAGATAGATGAAGACCTACCGGTACCGCAGTTTAAATCCGATAATGAGGAAGACAACGAACTGgataaaaatattgagaaTGATAGTGACAGTGTAGGATCTTCAAAATTAGCAAACAATTCAGGGTTAGAAGAGGACAGTGATCAAGGTGGAGCTATAAGCTCGGAGGAAGAATCAGATTACGACATTGATCAGGATGCTTACTTCAATGCTATCGAAAAAGAGGATGATCTAGATTCAGATGCAGAAACTGGTaatgacgatgaagatCTACCAATGATTCTACATGAGGAAGAGCAAAATATAGTAAAGGAACTAGGTAGTGACGATAACTTGTCTGGATGGGAGGCTGAGAGTACTTTGTCAAACTTCGATATATATAGCGGATTTGATAacgatgatgaagaagaaaatgaagatgaaaatgatagtAAAAAGCTCTCTACCACCTCTCAAAAGGATTCAACaaatgatgatattatgAATGAACTAaaagatttcaaaattcCCAACCTAAATACAGCAAAACCATTTTCGCATAAGAAGGGTGTTACCAGTGATAtgtcaaaattttcaattaaaaaaaagagaggCGATAAAACTACGCCCTCAAAGCATGATACACTACCAAAAGCCAGCTCAATAGATTCTGATgactatatttttaatgtATTCTTCCAATCTGATGATAGcgaaacagaaaataatagtaGTAAAAAATCTGCTAAATCAGCCGATGACCCACTAAAATTAAgtgatttcttcaaaacaaATGCCGATAAGGCGAAGTCTATGAGTAACAGTTCTCACAATCTTTTACACGACGAAGCACATTTGCCTTCAGATGACGACTCATACCTCTCAAATGGTACGTTGGATAAAGGCCTTGAAGAAAGTCCAGATGAAGACAACTTTTCAGACTTAGAGGGCATATCAATAAGTTCGattgattttgatgaggatgatgatgacatCAGCATTaataatgtttttgttGACATCGATGATCTAGACCCGGATTCCTTCTATTTTAaatatgatgatgatgaagaaagtaGTGGAAGTGTTGATGTAGAAAATATTAGCCTATATTTGAGTGAGGGGAAAAATGGTGGCCACGATGTGATCGAAACCACTGTCTATGTTCACGATGATTCAACGGATGAGGATGACAACTTACCACCACCTGAAGCTAGAAATAAAACTATAGGTACAAAAGCAAAAGAGATTGTCAGTGCTAATGTAGTTGGCTTAAAGCCGCCCAAATTGGGAACATGGAATACAGAGAACAAGCCTTTCAGTATAATTGACGGTCTTTCTACTAAATCTTTGCATTCACTAATTCAAGAGCATCAGCAGATGAAAGAACAAAAGTTAAATGATATCACATTAACTAAATCTGACTTCTCAGGTACTTCATCACCTGGAGGTGACGAACTAACCTTAAATGAGTTATTAAATATGAGTGAGTTGgacgatgatgaagataaaAGTGTTGTAAGCCATGGTATTCCTTCTAATATGAACAATGCTCATCTTAACAAaggaaatatttataactCACTGTCAGTTACAGACTGGTATGAGAAGCCAAAGGTACCGCTGTCTGCATTTAGAAACAAGGGCATAAGCTCTTTTCAGGAAGAAGATTATATGGCCAATGCTAcccaaataaaaaaagtcCCAATTGGTTATATGGGAATGGAAAAGACAAGGCGGAAATTTGATAAGATGAAAGAATTGCAGAAGAAAAGACAGGAGAAAAAGAGGAGgctaagaaagaaaaagaagttactaaaactgaaaaaagaGCAGGCTCGGCAACTTCAAGAGAGTGAGATAGAACGTCAACTTTCATTACCTCCCGTGCATTTGGCTCAAGATCAAGATTTAAAGTTATCAATTTAA
- a CDS encoding uncharacterized protein (CAGL0C00781g~Protein of unknown function) — MPRFHPSQQLHVLPLILDIYDIFRTLEHAASVRRLTEKDREGERRRTRARGMPRGQDPLSQYVNHSVSGGGAQKWPEGAAYGTGSDAVRLQEGIAHAAHAAHAARAEPYAHDAPFLASRVLTPPTVHTTPTVASTPSQQPLSKHLCQDMSCRCQDVPRRAKTCQDIPGTCQGQIHCSLPQPATPGQIATEHKQGPVQLNSMYKKALDWTQGPVDLIYFPKPINQAGQQIIITAFLQKPHMNELAGRCASRPHRTNDRSIV; from the coding sequence ATGCCTCGTTTCCATCCCTCGCAACAGTTGCATGTCCTTCCTTTAATTCTCGACATTTATGACATATTCAGGACACTTGAGCACGCCGCATCTGTGAGGAGGCTGACGGAGAAGGATAGAGAAGGAGAGAGAAGGAGAACGAGAGCGAGGGGAATGCCGCGGGGGCAAGACCCACTCTCGCAATATGTAAATCACTCGGTGAGTGGTGGTGGGGCACAGAAGTGGCCTGAGGGAGCCGCGTATGGAACGGGGAGCGACGCAGTTCGTCTGCAGGAGGGCATAGCCCACGCAGCCCACGCAGCCCACGCAGCCCGCGCAGAGCCGTACGCACACGACGCACCGTTCTTGGCATCCCGTGTCCTCACACCACCAACAGTACACACAACACCAACAGTAGCCTCCACACCGTCCCAGCAGCCACTGTCCAAACACCTCTGCCAAGACATGTCATGTCGCTGCCAAGACGTGCCAAGACGTGCCAAGACGTGCCAAGACATCCCTGGGACGTGCCAAGGACAAATTCACTGTTCTCTTCCGCAGCCAGCAACACCAGGACAAATTGCAACCGAGCACAAACAGGGACCTGTTCAGCTAAATAGCATGTATAAAAAGGCACTGGACTGGACTCAAGGCCCTGTCGATCTGATATACTTCCCAAAACCAATAAATCAAGCTGGACAGCAGATTATAATCACAGCATTCCTCCAAAAGCCGCACATGAATGAGCTCGCTGGCAGATGTGCTTCGAGACCTCACCGTACCAACGACAGGTCAATTGTCTAG
- a CDS encoding uncharacterized protein (CAGL0C00792g~Protein of unknown function) — protein sequence MVLLELVSLTPFRSDLHLRAVFALLVIKVSVRTVKKDIKDLRMRASLIIWFRSWRAGVSVCNSVRSSGYTELVNRL from the coding sequence ATGGTATTATTGGAGTTAGTCTCTCTAACGCCATTTCGTAGCGACTTACATCTCAGAGCTGTTTTTGCGCTGTTGGTAATAAAAGTGAGTGTCAGGACTGTAAAGAAGGATATCAAAGATCTCAGAATGCGAGCGTCCCTGATAATTTGGTTTAGAAGCTGGAGAGCTGGAGTGTCTGTGTGCAACTCAGTGCGCAGTTCTGGCTACACTGAACTTGTGAACAGATTGTGA
- a CDS encoding uncharacterized protein (CAGL0C00803g~Putative adhesin-like cell wall protein (adhesin cluster VII); predicted GPI-anchor) → MYMWSIYVLLISLISRVLSDDSGNEPIYVHDGDLTGDAGFTYFAGPNVKEITYNGNIKFVRDFTVSTTQPGPGLLFTYHGGSIDLGFSVAVYNNFAAGPTTVKMTGDSFSGKGQMNLTASIREGSTAYLDFKTLLSLDNWWQNFQSVTFPATSTVSLGKGYVINSDIFFDGPVSFTWIYDLSNSRMWFDDIDHATIPFNFRFPSGESGVNVKDSVATSGHDILLDSSFVKGPNYVGFDTKVMSINISSNDLNNTVLEVVTSRNTYHLIIDNSQLGFLRCATSKNFKIVQKTLDRNGTSVTLDAVMFNSDESFVCPDAKTSTVTDSTSFPGCTKYVSYAAAYDLYGHFTSVVLGSSSTCSFFTTTVSKDRLVEVDIVTYYIASDDTGEHVATKTITVKVEEPDYTTTYTSDGHTITEVVSHITTTDSDGKTVTITTTMASFAQVDEGVFTSPEPYSQPPVVTSTVTEDDGSSKTVVISYFPSEGEDGVTRTGTTTVSTITPAEADYTTTITSDGHTITEVVSHITTTDSDGKTVTITTTMASFAQVDEGVFTSPEPYSQPPVVTSTVTEDDGSSKTVVISYFPSEGEDGVTRTGTTTVSTITPAEADYTTTITSDGHTITEVVSHITTTDSDGKTVTITTTMASFAQVDEGVFTSPEPYSQPPVVTSTVTEDDGSSKTVVISYFPSEGEDGVTRTGTTTVSTIIPEEPDYTTTINKGNGEFETDLVSHITTKDSNGNPTTIVTTIPLKPSDGGEADYTTTIDKGNGDFETDLVSHITTKDSNGKPTTIVTTIPLKPSDGGEADYTTTIDKGNGDFETDLISHITTKDSNGKPTTIVTTIPLKASDGGEADYTSVFVSDGHTITKIVTHVTTTDSLGHTVVLSSTYLTYDRVDDGAVFYSPSVSVSSNVSRSVDTSMVPTGGSGVSSAPSSAPSSGPSSAPSSAPSSGPSSGPSSGPRSISSSISSSISSSNSRPSSNPTGSNSGSKPSSNPGGSTGNTNGGSNGGSNSGTNSGSNSGSNAGSNAGSNAGSNSGANSGSNAGSNSGSNPGSNSGSNGGTKPGSNSGSNSGSNAGSNSGSNAGSNSGTNSGSNAGSNSGSDSGTKPGSNSGSNSGTNNAGSNSGSNSGSNAGSNSGSNAGSNSGSNAGSNSGSNAGSNSGSNSGSNSGTKPGSNSGSNSGSNSGSNAGSNSASAVRGGSGSGAATVSVSSSYIGSVFHGDAAQRGANFVSFAIAGLVMALF, encoded by the coding sequence ATGTATATGTGGTCTATTTATGTTCTTTTGATATCTCTGATATCAAGGGTCCTTTCCGATGATTCTGGGAATGAACCGATATACGTCCATGACGGAGATCTTACTGGGGATGCTGGATTTACGTATTTTGCTGGCCCAAACGTAAAGGAAATTACTTACAACGGTAACATCAAATTTGTTCGAGACTTTACTGTGAGCACTACTCAGCCAGGACCCGGCCTCTTGTTCACATATCACGGAGGTTCAATTGATTTGGGTTTCAGCGTTGCTGTTTATAATAACTTTGCTGCTGGGCCCACTACAGTGAAGATGACTGGTGATTCATTTAGCGGTAAAGGGCAGATGAATCTAACAGCAAGTATTCGTGAAGGAAGTACTGCGTATTTAGACTTCAAGACACTATTATCTTTGGACAATTGGTGGCAGAATTTTCAATCGGTGACATTCCCAGCAACATCTACTGTTTCGTTGGGGAAAGGTTACGTGATAAACTCAgacattttctttgacGGGCCTGTATCTTTCACATGGATATATGACTTGAGCAACAGTAGGATGTggtttgatgatattgaccATGCAACAATACCATTTAACTTCCGCTTTCCATCGGGTGAAAGTGGAGTGAATGTTAAAGACAGTGTAGCCACAAGTGGCCATGATATCCTGCTTGACTCCTCGTTTGTCAAAGGTCCAAACTACGTTGGTTTTGACACTAAAGTTATGTCGATTAACATCTCTAGTAACGATCTGAACAACACTGTATTGGAAGTTGTCACCTCCAGAAACACCTACCATCTGATAATTGATAACAGTCAATTAGGATTCTTGCGTTGTGCCACATCCAAGAATTTTAAGATTGTTCAAAAAACTCTCGATAGGAATGGTACGAGTGTTACCCTGGATGCTGTTATGTTTAACTCTGATGAATCATTTGTATGTCCAGATGCCAAAACCTCTACAGTGACCGATTCGACCAGTTTCCCTGGGTGTACCAAATATGTGTCGTATGCAGCAGCGTACGATCTCTATGGTCACTTCACTAGCGTTGTTCTTGGATCATCTTCTACCTGTTCATTTTTCACCACCACTGTCTCGAAAGACCGTCTAGTGGAGgttgatattgttacgtACTACATTGCGTCAGATGACACTGGGGAACACGTTGCTACTAAAACTATCACGGTCAAGGTAGAAGAGCCagactacacgacgactTACacgtctgatgggcacacgatcactgaggttgtgtcgcacatcaccactactgATTCTGACGGGAAGACGGTGACGATCACGACGACGATGGCGTCGTTCGCGCAGGTGGACGAGGGAGTGTTCACGTCGCCTGAGCCATACTCGCAGCCACCTGTTGTGACGAGCACAGTTACTGAGGATGACGGAAGCTCtaagacagttgtgatctcgtacttcccaTCTGAGGGTGAGGACGGAGTGACACGTACTGGGACGACGACGGTGTCGACGATCACGCCAGCGGAGGCtgactacacgacgactATCacgtctgatgggcacacgatcactgaggttgtgtcgcacatcaccactactgATTCTGACGGGAAGACGGTGACGATCACGACGACGATGGCGTCGTTCGCGCAGGTGGACGAGGGAGTGTTCACGTCGCCTGAGCCATACTCGCAGCCACCTGTTGTGACGAGCACAGTTACTGAGGATGACGGAAGCTcgaagacagttgtgatctcgtacttcccaTCTGAGGGTGAGGACGGAGTGACACGTACTGGGACGACGACGGTGTCGACGATCACGCCAGCGGAGGCtgactacacgacgactATCacgtctgatgggcacacgatcactgaggttgtgtcgcacatcaccactactgATTCTGACGGGAAGACGGTGACGATCACGACGACGATGGCGTCGTTCGCGCAGGTGGACGAGGGAGTGTTCACGTCGCCTGAGCCATACTCGCAGCCACCTGTTGTGACGAGCACAGTTACTGAGGATGACGGAAGCTCtaagacagttgtgatctcgtacttcccaTCTGAGGGTGAGGACGGAGTGACACGTACTGGGACGACGACGGTGTCGACGATCATTCCAGAGGAACcggactacaccacgacgatcaacaagggcaacggggagttcgagacagacctcgtctcccacatcaccacgaaggactccaacggcaaccctaccaccatcgtcaccacgatcccattgaagccaagtgatggcggggaggcggactacaccacgacgatcgacaagggcaacggtgacttcgagacagacctcgtctcccacatcaccacgaaggactccaacggcaagcctaccaccatcgtcaccacgatcccattgaagccaagtgatggcggggaggcggactacaccacgacgatcgacaagggcaacggtgacttcgagacagacctcatctcccacatcaccacgaaggactccaacggcaagcctaccaccatcgtcaccacgatcccattgaaggcaagtgatggcggggaggccgactacacctCTGTGTTTGTCTCTGATGGACACACCATTACTAAGATTGTTACGCATGTGACTACCACGGACTCCCTTGGCCACACAGTTGTGCTATCCTCTACGTACCTGACTTACGACCGTGTGGACGACGGTGCGGTGTTCTACTCTCCTAGTGTGTCTGTGTCGTCTAACGTTTCTCGTTCAGTAGACACCTCTATGGTGCCTactggtggttctggtgtTAGCTCTGCTCCTAGCTCTGCTCCTAGCTCTGGTCCTAGCTCTGCTCCTAGCTCTGCTCCTAGCTCTGGTCCTAGCTCTGGTCCTAGCTCTGGTCCTAGATCCATTTCTAGCTCCATTTCTAGCTCCATTTCTAGCTCCAACTCCAGACCTAGTTCCAATCCTACCGGTTCCAATTCTGGTTCGAAGCCTAGCTCCAATCCTGGTGGTTCTACCGGTAATACCAATGGTGGTTCTAATGGAGGTTCTAACTCGGGTACTAACTCAGGTTCCAACTCAGGTTCTAATGCTGGTTCCAATGCTGGCTCCaatgctggctccaacTCAGGTGCCAACTCAGGTTCTAATGCTGGTTCTAACTCTGGCTCCAACCCAGGTTCCAATTCTGGCTCTAACGGTGGTACCAAGCCTGGTTCTAACTCTGGTTCTAACTCTGGTAGTAATGCTGGTTCTAACTCTGGCTCTAATGCTGGCTCTAACAGTGGTACCAATTCTGGCTCTaatgctggctccaacTCTGGCTCTGACAGTGGTACCAAGCCTGGTTCTAATTCAGGTTCTAACTCTGGTACTAATaatgctggctccaactctggctccaactctggctccaatgctggctccaactctggctccaatgctggctccaactctggctccaatgctggctccaacTCTGGTTCTAATGCTGGTTCCAATTCGGGCTCCAACTCTGGTTCTAACAGTGGTACCAAGCCTGGTTCTAATTCAGGTTCCAATTCTGGCTCCAACTCTGGTTCCaatgctggctccaacTCTGCGTCTGCTGTCAGAGGTGGTTCGGGTAGCGGAGCAGCTACTGTTTCAGTCAGTTCTTCATACATCGGGTCTGTGTTCCATGGCGACGCTGCACAGAGAGGTGCCAACTTTGTTTCCTTTGCTATTGCAGGACTGGTCATGGCGCTGTTCTAA
- a CDS encoding uncharacterized protein (CAGL0C00814g~Protein of unknown function), with product MPRGGEGDPLSQYVNHSASGGGAQKWPEGAAYGTGSDAVRLQEGIAHAAHAAAAEPYAPRRTVSWHPVSSQHTTTNSTHSTNSSLHTVPPATVQTPLPRHVMSLPRRAKTCQDIPGTCQGQIHFSLPQPAHQDKNLPSTQFPPLV from the coding sequence ATGCCGcgggggggggagggggaCCCACTCTCGCAATATGTAAATCACTCGGCGAGTGGTGGTGGGGCACAGAAGTGGCCTGAGGGAGCCGCGTATGGAACGGGGAGCGACGCAGTTCGTCTGCAGGAGGGCATAGCCCACGCAGCCCACGCAGCCGCCGCAGAGCCGTACGCACCACGACGCACCGTTTCTTGGCATCCCGTATCCTCACAGCACACAACCACCAACAGTACACACAGCACCAACAGTAGCCTCCACACCGTCCCACCAGCCACTGTCCAAACACCTCTGCCAAGACATGTCATGTCGCTGCCAAGACGTGCCAAGACGTGCCAAGACATCCCTGGGACGTGCCAAGGACAAATTCACTTTTCTCTTCCGCAGCCAGCACACCAGGACAAAAACTTGCCATCAACACAATTCCCCCCATTGGTGTGA